The region GGCCTTGCCGTCATGATGACAATTCTGGATGCGAGTATCAATGCTTCATCGATGGCGTGTGTGATGAACAGGACCGTTTTCTGCTGCTTTTCATAGATATGGATAAGCTGTTCCTGAAGGATCTGGCGGGTCATGGCATCCAGGGCTGCGAAGGGCTCGTCAAGCAGCATCACCTCGGGATCATTGGCCAACGCCCGGGCAATGGACACCCGCTGTTTCATGCCCCCGGAAAGTGCGTTGGGATAACTTCCCTCAAAACCGGTCAGACCCACCATCTCGATATAGGTGGCGGCAATGGCCGTTCGCTCTTTCTTGGGGATGCCTTTCATCTTCAAACCGAATGCAACATTGTCTAAGACGGTTTTCCAGGGAAAGAGCGCGTACTGCTGGAATATCATGCCGCAGCGGGGGTCTATGCCCCGCACCTCCGATCCGTCCAATAGGATTTGCCCCCGGGTCGGTGAGATAAAACCAGCGATGAGATTCAGAAGGGTGGTCTTCCCGCAGCCAGAGGCCCCTACAAAGACCACAAACTCCCCTTCCGCGATATCGAGAGAAATATCTTTCAAGGCGGAAACGGTCTTTTTCCCGCGCAAAAAATCCTTGGAAACGCCCTCAATCCTAATTTTGGGACCGTTTGTCAGGGAATCCAAGGCAATACTCTCCGCTCGAAGATCCGGAAGATCCCATCGATCCCCATGACTGTGAGGCTGATCAGGAGCATCCCCAAAAGGACCGTGTCGGTCTGAAAGTACTCCTTGCCATTCATGATCATGAATCCGAGTCCATTTCGGGCGGCTACCAGCTCCGCTGCAATGACGCACGTCCAGGCGATACCCAGCATCACCTTGAGACCGGCGATAATCTGCGGCAGGGCCGCCGGCAAAATCACCTCTTTGATCAGGTCCTTGCGGCCGGCCCCCAGATTCTGGGCCGCCCGGATCAGGACCGGATCGACATTCCTGGTGGCCTCGATCACATACAGAAGCGACGGTGCAAAGGACCCCATGAACACAATGGAATATTTTTGCGTTTCCGTAATCCCTAACCACAGGAGAGACAGGGGGATCCAGCTCATGGAGGGAAGCGGCCTCAAAAGGGAGATGATCGGATCAAAAACCGCTTTGAAAAATGGGGAGGTTCCTAAAAAAATGCCGAAAGGGATGGCCAGGAAGCCCGCCAGGAGAAAGCCGACCATCACCCGCCTCCCCGATGCCAGAATATGCTCGAAGAAAGCGCCCTGCTCGATCATCCGGATGGCGCGGGTCAGCACCTGCGATGGGGCCGGGAGAAAGATCGGTTCGATGAGCCCCATCCTGCAGACCACCTCCCAGAGGAGGATCACTGCGAAGAAGGAACCGATGCTCACGAAGATTTGCCATGTTTTTCTCTCGGATGCGCTTTTCATGGCTACCCCCCAGGCAAGAGGTTGGGATCGATCCATTTCCGGACACGGGGGGATCGATCGATCTGTCCTTTTTCAAACAAGAAATCAGCCAGTTTTTGAAGGCCGGCCACAAATGATCCGGGGTTGACCATCAACCTGCTTTGCGCATCCAGCGGATACCAGGTAATGTCCTTGAGCACGTTGACCTGGTCCTTCAGATCGAGCCGGGTCAATCCGGTAAGGACCCTGGCGCAGGCCTCGGGTTGATCTTTCAGCTCGGATACGCTCTGGAAATAGCCTTCAATAAAGGCCCGGGTGGTGTTGGGGCATTTCCTGGCGAATGCATTTCTCACCACCAGCACGTCAGGCCCCGGCCCCAGGCCGAATTCTTTGAACAGGCTGAACTGGGTATCATTTAGAAGGAGATGTGCCCTTTTCATGGCGAGGAGTCTGTTGAATACAGGCGTCCAGGCGGCGCATGCATCCACCTCCCCGGATTTGAATGCGGCCGGCATCTCCGAGACCTTCAGGTTGATCAGGTGAATATCTCTTTTCGGGTCCAGCCCTTCTGTTTTCAAGACGTCCAGGACAAGCACATGGGCGCTGGAGGCAAATGTAACAGCGAGTTTCTTGCCTTTAAGCGCTTTCACTGAGGGTATCCCTTCTCTTGCGATGATCCCCTCCACCGTCGCGTAGGAATCCTGGGTGCCGATAATGGAAAAGCGCTTAACCCCGGCCGCCATCAGGGCGATGGCGGAAATGGAGCCGGTCGATGCAAAATCGAGGTGGTCTCCCACAAGAGATCCCATTCTGCCGGAGGAGGCGTGGAACTGCTGGAACTGCACCTCAAGCCCCTTTTGCTGAAATACCCCGTTTTTGATGCCCACCCACACCGGATAATGACCGAGCCAGCTCGACCCGCCATAGACCACGTTCTTCTGTTCCAGTCGCTGTCCGGCAGTGACGGGAACGGGTCTGCAAAGCACACAAACCACCATAAAAACCCACCCCATCCTGAAAAAAACACTTTTCCTCATCCGAACCCCCTCCCTTAAGAAGACAAACAAAGAAACATGGGTCATCATATGCAACCTGTCCTGATGCAGCAGGAAAGTCATACCAGAATTCGCAGCGTTTATCAATTAACCACGGGAACGCGAAAGCCGGAGGATTGCCATGGGACTGAGAGACGTCTATAAGGAGGACTGAGGGACGGAAGTTGACATTGGGGTAAATATGGTTTAGTCGTCTCTTATGCCGCGACAAGCCAGAATTGATACGCCCGGTGCCCTCCATCACATCATGATAAGGGGGATCGAGTGAAGCTGGGGGACAATCCTTAACTAATCAAATAACTGTCTTAACATTTTAATTCAATGGGTATAATCAGCTTCAAACATTTCTGGATGACGCCCGTAGGAAACTGAATAACCTGACAAATCTTATCTGACGAAACAAGGACGACTCGGAATAGCGCGGGGGATCACAAACTCTTTGACAGAGGCGCGTTCACCGTCTCCCCCGACCTCCTCATCCAGGTATCGGACCGGGCCCACGGCACCCGCGGCTTCACGGAATGGCTGGGCGCGTACCATGGAAAACGTCTGCGGCCCTCACAGCGGCCGCCCTACTATTCCGAACCCACCTTTGCGGCCCGGCATGTGCGGGAGGTGTTTCAGGGGGAGGCGAGGTATGGCGGGAGAGTTATTTCTTTGATTTATGGTAACAAATGTGTTACCTTCTGGCAAAATGATCGAAATCCGCGAATATATTGATCGTCAAGGGCGCAGCACCTATGCCAACTGGTTTAATGGCTTGAATGCGCAGGCCGCTGCCAAAGTGGTGGCTGCCCTGGTGCGCATGGCGCAAGGCAATGTGTCCAATGCCGAAGGGGTTGGAGAAGGTATTTTCGAATGGCGGATAGATTTGGGACCCGGATATCGCGTCTATTTCGGAAAAGATGGAGATGAACTCATCATCCTTCTTGGTGGCGGTACAAAGAAACGCCAGCAAAATGATATCCAGAACGTCCGGATGGTGTGGAAAGAATACAAGGAAAGGAAGCGACAGGAGGGCTAACCATGGCGCTTACAGTTGATTTTAAGGAAACCGTCAAAGACAGGGTTGAACGTGATCCGGGCTTCCGCGAGGAACTGCTCAAAGAGGGTGTCGAGTGCCTCCTTGGCGGTGAAGTGGATGTTGGCAAGGCCATATTACGCGATTTCATTAATGCCACCATCGGGTTTGATGTTCTGGGATCACTTACAGATAAATCACCAAAGAGCCTGATGCGTATGCTGGGCCCGAAGGGCAACCCTCAGGCCCGGAATCTTTTTGAAATTATCGCACACCTTCAGAAACGCGAAGGCATCCGTTTTGAAGTGCGTACCGTGCGTTGAGTCAGCTTCCAAGCCTGCTGGACATCCATGAGAAACTGCTAAATAGGTGGGAATGGGGACGGGATGAGGGACGCAGCTGCGAAACTGCGTTATTCAAATTCTGCGGTCCATATAAATTCGGTGGTCCATGTATGGGGGACGGTACTTTTGTTGCGTTGTGCCAGGGGCTTATTCTCCTGAATCGAATTGGAGTGAACCTGCGGAACATCGATATACTCTAAATAAGAATCGATTCCCGATGAGTCATTCCAAAGGGTTTCGGCGTCTCTAAACGGCTGATGCTCAACAACAAGGAGGGGGGCCGGGCTGATGGTGTTATCAATTCTGCTTTCCAACAGGAGGTGCATTATGTTCATTGTCCATGTTTTCGTTCATCTCAAACCTGAGTTTGTGGAGGCATTCAAACAGGCCACCATTGAAAACGCCCGCAATAGCGTCAAAGAATCGGGGATCACCCGTTTTGACGTGTTGCAGCAAGGGGATGATTCGACCCAATTCTTGCTGGTGGAAGTATATCGCACAAAAAATGACCCAGCCAAACACAAGGAAACCGCCCATTACAAAACATGGCGTGATAAGGTGGAACAGATGATGGCTAACCCTCGCAGCAGCGTCACATACGGCAACGTTTTTCCTGATGAGCAAGGTTGGTAATGCGATGCGGTTCGAATTTGCAACCGCTACGCGGATCGTGTTCGGCTCCGGTGTCGTGCATGAAGTTGGGAAGATATCCGCCGGAATGGGCAAACGCGTTCTTGTTGTCACCGGCAAAACGGTTTCTCGCGCTGCCTTGTTGCTGGACATTTTAACAGAAGCCGGAATTGAAACCGTGACTTTTCAAGTCGCCGGGGAACCGACAATTGACCTGGTGCGGATTGGGATCGAGCAGGCACAGGCAGCCAACTGTGACATGGTGATCGGTTTTGGGGGTGGAAGTCCGTTGGATGCTGGCAAAGCCATTGCCGGGTTGCTGACGAATCCAGGCCAGTTGATGGATTTTCTGGAAATCATTGGTTGCGGCAAGCAACTGAAAAAGCCGGCTGCACCGTACATCGCAATCCCCACAACGGCTGGCACCGGTACGGAAGTCACGCGAAACGCGGTCTTAACCTCCCCGGCGCACAAGGCAAAAGTCAGTTTGCGAAGTCCACTGCTGCTGCCTCAAGTGGCATTGGTTGATCCGGAACTGACCTACACGCTGCCGCCCGAGATTACCGCAAGCACCGGTTTGGATGCCTTCACGCAGGTATTGGAGCCGTTTGTTTGCAGTAAGACGAATCCGCTTATTGACGCTCTCTGCCGGGAGGGGTTGCAAAGGGCAGCGCGGTCGTTGCGGCAAGTCTGCGAACATGGCGAGGATAAAGGGGCGCGGGAAGATTTGGCGCTTGTGAGCCTGTTTGGCGGATTGGCGTTGGCCAATGCTGGATTGGGAGCGGTACATGGTTTTGCCGCTGCGATTGGCGGCATGCTCCCTGCCCCCCACGGCGCGGTCTGCGCAAAGCTGCTGCCATATGTCATGGCAACGAATGTCCGGGCATTAAAGGAGCGTCAGCCTTACTGCGCCGCGTTGCATCGCTATCAGGAGATCGCCCGGATCCTGACCGGAAAGGCAAACGTAAGTGCCATTGATGGCGTGATGTGGGTCCAGGAATTGTGCTCGACCCTTCATATTGCGCCGCTTGCCAGCTATGGCATGGGTGCGGCAGATATTCCGACGGTTATTGAAAAAGCCGCCCAGGCCAGCAGCATGAAAGCCAACCCGGTTCCGCTGACGCGCCAAGAAATGCGGACTATTTTGGAAGAGGCGATGTGAAAAAGACAGACCTTGTGCAGGCAGGGGAACGTGTGGCTGCGGGACGGATAGAGATTAGCAATCCAGGCGGTCTTCCAGATGGACTGTCCCTGGAGGAGCTTGGAACACGGGCGGTTCCCCGTAACCGGCTGATTGCCGACATATTCCATCGAATGGGTTACGTAGAGCGGCTCGGGAGTGGCATTTACCGGATGAGGGCCGAGTCGGCCACCCGACATCTCCCTGCACCTCGCTTCCTGCCGACAATAAATCTTTCAGAGTTGAATTGTATTCTTCCTTTTTGACGTTGGGCATTTCCAGAAAAGACGCCGAAATCTGTCAATGGCTCTCTCACAAAAAGCAAGCCTCCATCAGAGAATTTGTGGAGGCATTCTCTATTCCCAAGGCCACCATGAACAGACGCCTATCCATGGGGAAGCAGCGGGACGCTCTTTTACAATTGAATTGCAGGTGAAAGGCATGCGGCAGCGGGACGCTCTCGGGAATGGGGGACGTAGCCGCCTGCTGGCTTTATTGATTCGAGCAGGTCGGAATAAGGATTGAAAAGGTGTCCCGAAACGCACGGAGCGAAGGATCGGCCGCGCTGCCGTAAGACCATGTGGCCCATATGAAAGGCGGAACGCTTTTCCTAACAAAGCATAAGACGAGGTTGTTATGAAACGATTCATAATTTATGCGTCACTATTGGTGTTGGCTGCGGGGTCTGCATCCTGTGGAGACAGCAATGCCTCGGAAGCAACTGTAAAAAGAGTTATATTTACACCTGATGCTCCTGAACCCATAGGCCCTTACAGCCAAGGGATACTCTTTGGGTGCACGCTCTATTGTTCCGGGCAGATAGGTATCGATCCCCATACAGGAGGGTTGGTTCAAGGGGGGACGGGAGCGGAGACAGATCAGACGCTTTTAAATCTCGGAGCCATACTCCGGGCGGCAAACATGGACTATGAGGATGTGGTTTCTGTTACCGTATTTCTAAAGAACTTGGATGAATATCCAGATATGAACGAGGTTTACGCCAGATATTTTGGCGTTGATCCTCCGGCCAGAAAGGCGTTGGAGGTGGGTCGGATACCTCAAAATGCAGGTGTTGAAATCTCCCTTATTGCCATGAAGCAAGGATAAAGGAACAGCCAGAAAGAGGCGTTTGGATCCGAAAAGGTAAT is a window of Deltaproteobacteria bacterium DNA encoding:
- a CDS encoding ABC transporter substrate-binding protein; this translates as MGWVFMVVCVLCRPVPVTAGQRLEQKNVVYGGSSWLGHYPVWVGIKNGVFQQKGLEVQFQQFHASSGRMGSLVGDHLDFASTGSISAIALMAAGVKRFSIIGTQDSYATVEGIIAREGIPSVKALKGKKLAVTFASSAHVLVLDVLKTEGLDPKRDIHLINLKVSEMPAAFKSGEVDACAAWTPVFNRLLAMKRAHLLLNDTQFSLFKEFGLGPGPDVLVVRNAFARKCPNTTRAFIEGYFQSVSELKDQPEACARVLTGLTRLDLKDQVNVLKDITWYPLDAQSRLMVNPGSFVAGLQKLADFLFEKGQIDRSPRVRKWIDPNLLPGG
- a CDS encoding iron-containing alcohol dehydrogenase, with the translated sequence MSKVGNAMRFEFATATRIVFGSGVVHEVGKISAGMGKRVLVVTGKTVSRAALLLDILTEAGIETVTFQVAGEPTIDLVRIGIEQAQAANCDMVIGFGGGSPLDAGKAIAGLLTNPGQLMDFLEIIGCGKQLKKPAAPYIAIPTTAGTGTEVTRNAVLTSPAHKAKVSLRSPLLLPQVALVDPELTYTLPPEITASTGLDAFTQVLEPFVCSKTNPLIDALCREGLQRAARSLRQVCEHGEDKGAREDLALVSLFGGLALANAGLGAVHGFAAAIGGMLPAPHGAVCAKLLPYVMATNVRALKERQPYCAALHRYQEIARILTGKANVSAIDGVMWVQELCSTLHIAPLASYGMGAADIPTVIEKAAQASSMKANPVPLTRQEMRTILEEAM
- a CDS encoding ABC transporter ATP-binding protein, whose amino-acid sequence is MDSLTNGPKIRIEGVSKDFLRGKKTVSALKDISLDIAEGEFVVFVGASGCGKTTLLNLIAGFISPTRGQILLDGSEVRGIDPRCGMIFQQYALFPWKTVLDNVAFGLKMKGIPKKERTAIAATYIEMVGLTGFEGSYPNALSGGMKQRVSIARALANDPEVMLLDEPFAALDAMTRQILQEQLIHIYEKQQKTVLFITHAIDEALILASRIVIMTARPGQIAQNLHNDLPRPRDVSVQLSEDYLSLKRVIWDTVQAEVLKSMEIDESVR
- a CDS encoding Rid family detoxifying hydrolase, yielding MKRFIIYASLLVLAAGSASCGDSNASEATVKRVIFTPDAPEPIGPYSQGILFGCTLYCSGQIGIDPHTGGLVQGGTGAETDQTLLNLGAILRAANMDYEDVVSVTVFLKNLDEYPDMNEVYARYFGVDPPARKALEVGRIPQNAGVEISLIAMKQG
- a CDS encoding type II toxin-antitoxin system RelE/ParE family toxin → MEIREYIDRQGRSTYANWFNGLNAQAAAKVVAALVRMAQGNVSNAEGVGEGIFEWRIDLGPGYRVYFGKDGDELIILLGGGTKKRQQNDIQNVRMVWKEYKERKRQEG
- a CDS encoding antibiotic biosynthesis monooxygenase; protein product: MFIVHVFVHLKPEFVEAFKQATIENARNSVKESGITRFDVLQQGDDSTQFLLVEVYRTKNDPAKHKETAHYKTWRDKVEQMMANPRSSVTYGNVFPDEQGW
- a CDS encoding ABC transporter permease → MKSASERKTWQIFVSIGSFFAVILLWEVVCRMGLIEPIFLPAPSQVLTRAIRMIEQGAFFEHILASGRRVMVGFLLAGFLAIPFGIFLGTSPFFKAVFDPIISLLRPLPSMSWIPLSLLWLGITETQKYSIVFMGSFAPSLLYVIEATRNVDPVLIRAAQNLGAGRKDLIKEVILPAALPQIIAGLKVMLGIAWTCVIAAELVAARNGLGFMIMNGKEYFQTDTVLLGMLLISLTVMGIDGIFRIFERRVLPWIP
- a CDS encoding transcriptional regulator, whose product is MALTVDFKETVKDRVERDPGFREELLKEGVECLLGGEVDVGKAILRDFINATIGFDVLGSLTDKSPKSLMRMLGPKGNPQARNLFEIIAHLQKREGIRFEVRTVR